Within the Halobaculum limi genome, the region GTCTCTGAAGTGGATGGTCGTCGGAGTCGAATATCCAACTCTCGCCGTCTCTGTCGCAGTTGCACTGCTGGTACGGTTCACATCGTTGTTTGACAGTCGCTCGAACAGCCCACGGTAGATTAGCGTGGAATATCCGGCCAGAGTGTCGTCAGTGGACTGGTCAGCAAGTGTCGGATTCACTCATAGGGTAACCGGCGGAATTCTCATCTCGAAATAAGGTCGCGAGGACGCACGTCACTCGCTCGTGTCGTCGTCGCCGTGGCGAAGCAACGAGGTGTCGGAATTCTCGCACTCCTCAGTGCTGCAGGCACCTGTGTCGTCGTCCTCACGCTCATCGTATAGCGACACCTGCCGGTCGCCATCAAGGTCGCCATCGGCCGCCGACACTGCACGGACCGCAACGTAGCTCACGAGGACGACTCCTGCAACGAGGGCGCCGTGAAAACCCAGCAGCGGCTCCGAGTCGAAGCCGCCCGGCGCGAGCACACCGAATCCAATGACAAATGCCGCCAGCATCGCGATGGGAACGGCATTCACGAACAGATCCGAGAGCGTCCGCCGAGAGAACACGCCAGCGCCGTCGGCCTCCGCATCCCCGTCGTCATTGGGGGCCGTGTCGCTATCGAGGTCACGCTCGTCTGCCACTCGAGACGCCTGCTCGGCTGTCTGCTCGTCGGTCATCCGCTCGGGTCTACTGAGGGTGTCCACGATCTTGAACGGCCGGGTTTCGGAGCGAGAGCCGACCGGCGGGTCACCAGTGTCGACTCACGTTGAGAGGGACGTCTCGATCATCTTCGTGTACGCACTGCGGCACGAGTCCCCCGAAGAACACCCGCAGGCGGTTAGCCGCTTGGTCCCGATGACCGTCGCCATCGTGGATATCCTCATAATCAGCGACTGTCGGAAGCGTCGCCTCGCCTGCCGTGAACAGGTTCGGGGGAAGCCCCATCCGGCTGGTGACCAGAGTCGGAGGTATGACCGACGACCGCCGTCGCTCGCGCAGATCGACTCCCGGTCGCCCCGGCCGTTCTCAGAGGAGGTCGCGATGCCGCTGATCGACTTCGACGCCGAACGTGCATACGACGACAAGCGATTCAGCGCCCAAGAGACGTTCCGGACGGAGCGGACGAAAGTCGTGTGCGCCTACTTCGAGCCGGGGCAATTCATCCCCGTCCACGCGCCCGGAAGCGACGTCGTAGTCAACGTCCGACGCGGAACCGGCGTCGTCCGCGAAGACAAGACGACCCACAAGGTCAGCCCTGGCGACACGGTCGCCGTCGAAGCCGGGACAGACCGCGGTATCCGGGCCGACGAGGATGGCCGGTTGGAGGCGTTGCTCGTGACCACGCCGCCGCCGACCGACGAAGAACACGGCCCTGTCCGTGAGGGCCTACGCCGGGGCGTGTTCGACCCGACCGCCGACGACTCGGAGTGACGAGCGAGCATACGAATATGCGGTAACTGAGCCATCCGACGACACCGCAGCATCGCACGCCACACACGACCCAGCCACACCATCCAACTCACTGATGACCCAAGTTCGAACACTCTCCGACCTCGACGCGACGCCACACGCGACCGTCTTCCCCGACGCCGAACCGCGGACGATCCGACTCGCCCTCGATGCCGGCGAACGGGTCGACCCACACAGTCACCCCGGTCGAGACGTCCTGATACACGTCCTCGACGGTGCCATCGACCTCCACGTCGACGAAGAGACGCACGCGCTGTCGGGCGGTGACTTGACCCAATTCAAGGGCGAACGCGAGGTCTCGCCGGTCGCAACCGAGGATAGCCTCGCGCTGGTCGTCTTGGCCCCGCGAGCAGACGAGGGGTGACCGCCCGCCGCCGAACGCGTTTTGTCGACTGCGGCTGTTGGCCGGGACGATGCTTCGACGAATCCGAGGTCGCCGAGTGATCGCGTCGTGACCTGGCTGCTCACGCTCTCGTACGTCGCACACGTCGTCGCTGGCGGCCTGTGGACCGGCAGCGTCGCCTATGCCGCTGTGACCGTCGTTCCGGCGGCACGCGAGGGCGACCTCGCAGCCGCGGCGTTCGGCCGCTCTGTCGACTGGTTGCTCCAGACGACGCGGTGGACGGGTGTGATCCTGCCACTCACTGGTGGATACCAGATCTGGGAGTTGTACCCTCTGGCGCGGTTGCTTGGGACGACGCGCGGACACCTCATCCTCGGGATGCTTGCGCTGTGGGGCGTGATGAACGGCATCCTCGAACTCGGCATTTACCGACTGCGGGCGGCCGATGGCACCGCGATGGGCTTCGCCCGGCACGCGATCACCCGGTTCGGCCTCGACGATGACGCGGAGGCGCGGCGGCTTGCTGGCGTCGTCCGCCCGTACGTGCTCGTCGCGACCGTGCTGGGCGTACTGTTGCTCGTTGACGCGGCGTTGTTGGCAAGCGGGGTCGTCCCCTGATCAGCCTCGCTTTTGCGCCATCGTCGGCATCGTATTCATCGGGCAGACTCGCAGCTCAGCGTGGACCGTTTTTGATCTCGTCGCCACGGTCTTTTCATCACAGCATCCGTTGGTACAGGTAGGATGCCCAACCCGCAGACGGACGGCGGTGCCCCCGATGGTGATGAACCGGAGCGCAACGTGCTTGCCGAACCCCTCGAAGAGTGTAGCGGCGACCCTGAGACCGGCTACCTTCGAGACGGACACTGCCGCCACCTCGTCCGTGACCCTGGGCGGCACGAGGTGTGTGCGGTCGTAACTGAAGAGTTCCTCCAGTACTCCCGTGACCGGGGTAACGACCTAATTACGCCGCGGCCAGATCTGGGATTCCCAGGACTCGCAGACGGCGACCGCTGGTGTCTGTGTTTGCCACGCTGGGTGGAAGCGCGGGAGGCTGGCGTTGCACCGCCCGTCGTCCTCGATGCGACTAACAAATCAGTACTTGAGGAGGTCTCACTCGAGACGCTTCGTGAGTATGCGGTTGACGACCGCTGACGGGACTACCGGGCAGACAACAGCAATCGGTCCGAGCACTAACATTGGCAAAGGGGACGTCGCGTCCGTGCTCAATAGAGAGCAGAGGTAGATTCCTTTCTGGGTGCTGCTGTGGAGTACTTCGAGCACAAGCCCCGAGGCATTTGCCTTGCTGATCTGTAGAACGTGTGTCCCGGTCTTACACCGGGAACTGTGTGGCGGTGCCGGCCACGACTGTCCACGTGACCAAGAGTGCGTTCACCGTGGCGCCGACCCAGACGCTCCCAGTCCGCCTGAAGAAGTACGTGCTAACGAACGCGACGATCGACAGGAGGACGAGGAACTGCATCGCGATGATCGTCCACAGCGGGTCACCAACGGGGAGTGGGCTTCCCGACAGCAGTGTCGCGTACTGCAACACGAGGAGACCGAGGAACCCACCAGCCACCACGGCCCAGTTCGTCGCCATCGCACGGCCGAACGACTGCTCGGTGCCGGCGGGGCGAAGCTGCCCGTGCAGCAGGACGCCGAGCACGACGAAGAACGCAAACAGCGGGACGACGTACGACAGTGCGATCCGGAACTGGACGGGTGACAACAGCTTGATCGCGAACACCCAGATACGGAGGTCGGTCTGGAAGAGGAACGCGATGGCCGTCTCGAGGACGTACAGCCCCGCGACGACGCTCACACCGATACCAAGTGCCTTCGCGACGGTTCGAGCACCCTCGCCGGTTCCGAGCCCGTAGTTCTCGAGCGTGACCGAGGGGTCATCGCGGTTGTTCGTGTAGTGCCAGAGACCGAATAGCGCCGCCGTGATGACGCCATTCGCAAGCGCCCAAACGAGCACTCCGTTGGAGATCAGCTGCGGGAAGAACCGATTCACCGGTAGGATGCCCGCCGCGCCCGTCGTGAGCGGGAAGTAGGTGATAACAGGGATCACCGCCGCGAGAACGCCTGCGGCGATTCGCCCGGGTCCAGTCATCCCCTTTGCCTCGGGGACAGACGCGGAGTTGAATCCCTCAACGCGGTCGATGACGATCCCGCCGAACGGGAACATAAACAGGACGCCGCCGATCAACGCGAGGAACGTTCCGAGCGACTTCCAGTACCACACCTGGTTCGAGGCGGGGAGTTCGTTCTCGCCGTCGAGCGTTAGCTGGAGCCACTCGATGGAGTCACCGATCGCGGCCGTCGAGAAGTGGTCACCGGGGTGGGTCGTTGTCGGGGTGTACAGCTGGCGAGCGGTCCCCTCTTGGAGACTGCCGTAGGTTCGACCCTCTTCGACCGTAGTGTCGGTGCCGAAGACACCCTGGAGTTTCTCGCTGTTTTCGACATCGGAGGCGTGGTCGACCTCCCACATCAGTTGGGAGAACTCGTCGTACTCACTGAAAACGACTCCGAGGTTTCGTGGGTATTCCGTCGTTCCAGGGGGAGAGAAGCCCGACCCTGTCGAAGAGCCGACGAGCACCATCGACTCGTAACCGTCTGGCTGGGCCGCCGCAGCCGACAAGACCGTCCAGCCACCCATCGAGTGGCCTTCGAGCCCAATGTTCTCGTTGTCGACGAACTCTAGCGAGCGCAGGTACGACAGCCCGTCGGGGCCGCCGAAGCCGTTGGCGAATGCCGGTGCATCAGAGTAGCCGTGACCCGTCTGGTCGAGTGCTAACACGACGAATCCGCGTCTCGCGTACTCAATGGCGAACGCCGATTGTGTCTCCTTTGAGTTGATGTAGCCGTGGACCGCTAACACACCAGGTTGCGGGCTTGCACTGGACGCTTCTTCCGGGATATACAGCGTCCCGCTCATCATCGTCCCGTTCGTCCCCGCAAACTTTACATCTCGAACCGCGACGTCGCCGCCGTCGGTCTGTACAGTCCACGCCATCGCACTCCCACCAAACACGAGCAGGAGTGAGAATCCGAGGACCAGTAGTCGCGATTTCTTATCCATAATTGGGTATCTCCAGTAGAGAACCCGCCACATCCATAATAGTTGTATGTGAACTATCAAAAACCGTGTGTTAAGTTTGCGTACAGGTGTTGTATAAACTGCACCCGGGCGTCGAATGTTCGCTGACGACAGCTACAGGAGTCCGATTCGAGATACTGGTCGTCGAGTTCGTTCTCTACTGTTTCCTCGAAAGTGGTAGTGAAACCGACCGAGTGCGACCGTACAACAGCGGATCGTTGAGCGAATACTGTTCGAATACGAATCCTCGAAGTTGAGTCCGAAAGATGGTTCGAGTGCACCTCACCCGCCACGGTGTGTAAACACTGCTCGGACGAGCGTCAGCGACGGCTGAACAGTCGGCCGAGAATTCCAAGCTTCTGTTCTTTCTCCTCCTCGAGGGCAACCTCCAACTCGTGTCGCTGCGCCCGTTCCGCAGAGAGGGCTTCCCGTAGCCGTTCATTTTCTGCCTCCAGCGCCTCTAATTCCGCCCGAACACTCACCAACACGTCAGTCGATATCGGCGTTGGTTCAGGAGGGGTGTCGTCACCCACCGTAGTCTCAGTCTCATTGTGCCGCGTCCCTGATTCGTTGGTGTCGAACGCAGTCCACGAATCCGTGGCCGGCGGTTCGTAGAACTCACTCGTGCCAGCGACTGCCCGTTCGATAGTCCGCCCGCCGTAGGTCGCACCATCAGCGAAATGAACATCATCCCATTTCCCACGGAACAGGCCAGATTCGCGGAACAGTCGGTCCATCTGGGCTTCATCGCCACCAGTCCAGAACGCGAGCAACGAACACAGCGCCATATCCGCCTCCGACTGGCTTGGATACCCAGCAGTTGACCCATCGAACAGCCGTGTGAACTTCTCGCCGTTCGCTGCCGTCCGCGCCCGGTCAAGGAGTTCGTCGTCCGAGAGGCCGGGTTGAGTCGCCGCGCTTGCGCTCCGGTCTGTTGGTGCGCCTCCGCGATCATCAGCAGGCGTGGCAGCAGCGACGTACTCGGCGTGAACCGCTTGGAGTTCCGACGGTCGGCGCTCAACGGTCAGCGGCGTCTCCGAGAGGTGGTCACCAGTGACGGTGAAGAAGCGGCCCTCGTCGTACATCTCGACCGTGCCGTGTCGGTTCCGCCCGTCTGGAAGGCTCCCAGCGGCGATGACGTGAACGCCGGTTCCCGACGGACTCACCTCGGTGAACGAGTCCAAGCACTCGACGATCGCTCGGGCATCCGTATCGAGCGCTCCAGAATTGGGGTCGCGACACGCATCGAGGTCGACGCCGACGAGCGTGTCCGGCGCAGTGAACACGAATCCAAGACCGTCTTCATCTGCCGCAGCGGCGCGGGCCGCATTGAACGACGCCCACGTCGCCGAATCGGTCGTCGAAGCATAGCCACCTGTACTGGGGTCGATCGGAACCTTCGTCAGCTTGCCGTCGCGTTCCTCACCCCGCCAGCAGAGCCATTGAGAGCGCTCGACCATCGCGTCCGGGAGGTCGGCAGCTGTCGGGAGATTGCCGTCAGTCATCGGCATACGCAGGTGATTTGGTGTCAGCGAGCGGTCCGTCAGTCGTCCCGGGGTCGTGTTCGATCACCGCGTGCTCACGCGGGAGTGCTCGCACCTCCATCCCACGCCACTCGCCGTCAACGCCAAGCAGCGCCTGTGAGTACCCAGATTCCTCATCGCCGGGCGTCGCCGTCTGGACAAAGCGCATCTGTGGGTGATTCAGCCCGAACTCGTCTGCCCACTCAGGGTCCATCCCATCCAGCTTGTGGAACTGCTTGATCGCACACTGGTCAAGGATCATCTCCGCGATGTCGTGCTCGAAGAACTCGTCGACGGTCTGCGTGACCAACCGGATTGAGAGATCGTGATGGCGATGGTGCCGGAAGATCGTCTCCAAATACGAGAGGGTCGCGGCGTCTTTCATCAGATACCGCGCTTCGTCGATGACGAACACGACCTCCTTCTCCGTCTCTTTGGCCCGCTCATACACCAGCGAGATGAGCAGCTCCATCAGCAGGCTTGTGTGGCCGCCGAGTTGCCCGCCCTGTTCGGCGAGGTCGAGGTATACGAGCGACTCATCTCGGATGTCGAACTCACTGTGACGGCCGAGTTGCTCGAACTGCCCACCCTCCGCGAATGGACGGAGCTGGTCGAGGAGCCATACCGCGTCCTCGGCGATCTTGTCGGCTTCGGCTTCTGTCCGGACGACGTACTCTTCGGGCGACTCAGAGAGCTCTGCAAGGACGTCGAGCATATCACGGACGGTCGGGCTCTCGCGATCGTGGGTCGCAACGTCCTCGGTGATTCCCTTGCGGTCATAGGCTTCGATGAGTGCCGTCTCCAGTGTGGTACGGCGGTCTGCGAGTTCGACGTCGCGAGTCGCAAACGCATTCGTGAAGAAAGAGAGGGCACGCTCTCGTCGCTCTTTCAGGATGCTCGCGTCATCGCCGCGAGCGTTACGGACGTGCTCGGGCGTCGGTTTAATCTCGAGGGGGTTGAGGCCGAGCGTCCCGCCAACAGTGATCCGACGACCACCAAGGGCCTCGTTCACCCCAGCCCAGTTGTTGAGCGGCTCGAGGATGATACCGATCCGGTCATCAGACTGTTCGAGACTCCGGATGAAGTTCTGTTTCGCCCCATACGATTTCCCCGAGCCCGGGTCGCCGACAGTGAACATTGCGTAGCCGTCTTCGCGAGCGAACGGGTCGACAACGAGCGGGCTTCGTGTGTCTTTGTGTACGCCGAACTCGACGCCACCCTCCTCCAGCAGCGTCGGTGAGTGTGGTGACGAAAGGAGCGCACCGACTGCACCACCAAGCGCGTACGAGCTACGGCCGAGTGCGTCACCACCAACTGGTGCAGCCGATTGGAGTGCCTTGTCCTGCAGACACACGGCCGTCGCTGGCTCGAGATTTGCAGGAGGCTCGCGGATTGTCGCCCGGACTGTCGAGACTTCATCTTCCAGTTGCGAGCGCGTCTCCGCACGGACGGTGATGTACAACGACTGCTCGAACACCCGCTGGCCATTCTCGACCGCTTTGTATGTGGCTGTGGCCGCTGCTGCGCGGTCGTGGAGATACGCCTCCCGGACGCTCCGTTCGAGGTCGGCATCGGCTTGGAGGTCATCGGCGGCCGCTTGGAGGCGGTCACGTGCACGAGCTTGCGGGAGTGGGTCAATGTGGGCCGTTAGGTCAAACGAGACGTCAGTCAACTCAAACAGCCCACTCAGATAGCCGTCTGTCGGGTGGTCTGGATACGCAGCGATGGTGAGCGTCTGCGTCCACTCATCGCCGACCCTCGCTGCACGCGACTCCCACTCGATGGC harbors:
- a CDS encoding cupin domain-containing protein → MPLIDFDAERAYDDKRFSAQETFRTERTKVVCAYFEPGQFIPVHAPGSDVVVNVRRGTGVVREDKTTHKVSPGDTVAVEAGTDRGIRADEDGRLEALLVTTPPPTDEEHGPVREGLRRGVFDPTADDSE
- a CDS encoding phage NrS-1 polymerase family protein, with amino-acid sequence MTDGNLPTAADLPDAMVERSQWLCWRGEERDGKLTKVPIDPSTGGYASTTDSATWASFNAARAAAADEDGLGFVFTAPDTLVGVDLDACRDPNSGALDTDARAIVECLDSFTEVSPSGTGVHVIAAGSLPDGRNRHGTVEMYDEGRFFTVTGDHLSETPLTVERRPSELQAVHAEYVAAATPADDRGGAPTDRSASAATQPGLSDDELLDRARTAANGEKFTRLFDGSTAGYPSQSEADMALCSLLAFWTGGDEAQMDRLFRESGLFRGKWDDVHFADGATYGGRTIERAVAGTSEFYEPPATDSWTAFDTNESGTRHNETETTVGDDTPPEPTPISTDVLVSVRAELEALEAENERLREALSAERAQRHELEVALEEEKEQKLGILGRLFSRR
- a CDS encoding cupin domain-containing protein encodes the protein MTQVRTLSDLDATPHATVFPDAEPRTIRLALDAGERVDPHSHPGRDVLIHVLDGAIDLHVDEETHALSGGDLTQFKGEREVSPVATEDSLALVVLAPRADEG
- a CDS encoding DUF2237 family protein, with translation MPNPQTDGGAPDGDEPERNVLAEPLEECSGDPETGYLRDGHCRHLVRDPGRHEVCAVVTEEFLQYSRDRGNDLITPRPDLGFPGLADGDRWCLCLPRWVEAREAGVAPPVVLDATNKSVLEEVSLETLREYAVDDR
- a CDS encoding DUF6684 family protein, with protein sequence MDTLSRPERMTDEQTAEQASRVADERDLDSDTAPNDDGDAEADGAGVFSRRTLSDLFVNAVPIAMLAAFVIGFGVLAPGGFDSEPLLGFHGALVAGVVLVSYVAVRAVSAADGDLDGDRQVSLYDEREDDDTGACSTEECENSDTSLLRHGDDDTSE
- a CDS encoding alpha/beta hydrolase family protein, yielding MDKKSRLLVLGFSLLLVFGGSAMAWTVQTDGGDVAVRDVKFAGTNGTMMSGTLYIPEEASSASPQPGVLAVHGYINSKETQSAFAIEYARRGFVVLALDQTGHGYSDAPAFANGFGGPDGLSYLRSLEFVDNENIGLEGHSMGGWTVLSAAAAQPDGYESMVLVGSSTGSGFSPPGTTEYPRNLGVVFSEYDEFSQLMWEVDHASDVENSEKLQGVFGTDTTVEEGRTYGSLQEGTARQLYTPTTTHPGDHFSTAAIGDSIEWLQLTLDGENELPASNQVWYWKSLGTFLALIGGVLFMFPFGGIVIDRVEGFNSASVPEAKGMTGPGRIAAGVLAAVIPVITYFPLTTGAAGILPVNRFFPQLISNGVLVWALANGVITAALFGLWHYTNNRDDPSVTLENYGLGTGEGARTVAKALGIGVSVVAGLYVLETAIAFLFQTDLRIWVFAIKLLSPVQFRIALSYVVPLFAFFVVLGVLLHGQLRPAGTEQSFGRAMATNWAVVAGGFLGLLVLQYATLLSGSPLPVGDPLWTIIAMQFLVLLSIVAFVSTYFFRRTGSVWVGATVNALLVTWTVVAGTATQFPV
- a CDS encoding copper resistance protein CopD, which translates into the protein MTWLLTLSYVAHVVAGGLWTGSVAYAAVTVVPAAREGDLAAAAFGRSVDWLLQTTRWTGVILPLTGGYQIWELYPLARLLGTTRGHLILGMLALWGVMNGILELGIYRLRAADGTAMGFARHAITRFGLDDDAEARRLAGVVRPYVLVATVLGVLLLVDAALLASGVVP
- a CDS encoding VirB4 family type IV secretion system protein, which translates into the protein MTPVSSLIADVLAVAPAPFSARGVFTYGVGGVVLLIAVARLRQWWSTRGDDTTFGDLLDEETVTAGHAEGAAFDALAERHRTAVAPDAIEWESRAARVGDEWTQTLTIAAYPDHPTDGYLSGLFELTDVSFDLTAHIDPLPQARARDRLQAAADDLQADADLERSVREAYLHDRAAAATATYKAVENGQRVFEQSLYITVRAETRSQLEDEVSTVRATIREPPANLEPATAVCLQDKALQSAAPVGGDALGRSSYALGGAVGALLSSPHSPTLLEEGGVEFGVHKDTRSPLVVDPFAREDGYAMFTVGDPGSGKSYGAKQNFIRSLEQSDDRIGIILEPLNNWAGVNEALGGRRITVGGTLGLNPLEIKPTPEHVRNARGDDASILKERRERALSFFTNAFATRDVELADRRTTLETALIEAYDRKGITEDVATHDRESPTVRDMLDVLAELSESPEEYVVRTEAEADKIAEDAVWLLDQLRPFAEGGQFEQLGRHSEFDIRDESLVYLDLAEQGGQLGGHTSLLMELLISLVYERAKETEKEVVFVIDEARYLMKDAATLSYLETIFRHHRHHDLSIRLVTQTVDEFFEHDIAEMILDQCAIKQFHKLDGMDPEWADEFGLNHPQMRFVQTATPGDEESGYSQALLGVDGEWRGMEVRALPREHAVIEHDPGTTDGPLADTKSPAYADD